In the Candidatus Saccharimonadales bacterium genome, one interval contains:
- a CDS encoding helicase-related protein → ILVATSLIEVGLDVPNASVIIIEAAERYGLATLHQLRGRVGRSDQQSYCYLFSSDDSAGSARLAAMERTNDGFRLAQIDIELRGAGQIYGLKQHGRIDLRFADLGDAKLVALVRQAAEAFAADPVKMVESKRAVARINQLKEVTSLD, encoded by the coding sequence TATATTGGTAGCCACTAGTCTGATCGAAGTTGGTCTGGATGTACCAAACGCCAGTGTCATTATTATTGAAGCGGCTGAGCGCTACGGCCTAGCTACACTACATCAGTTGCGGGGGCGGGTCGGCCGCTCAGACCAGCAGTCCTACTGCTACCTATTTAGTAGTGACGATTCGGCTGGGTCGGCTCGACTGGCAGCTATGGAGCGAACCAACGATGGTTTTCGGTTAGCTCAAATTGATATAGAACTGCGTGGTGCTGGCCAAATTTATGGGCTCAAACAACATGGTCGCATCGATCTTCGGTTCGCCGATTTGGGGGATGCCAAACTAGTGGCTTTGGTTCGCCAGGCCGCCGAGGCCTTTGCGGCGGACCCCGTAAAAATGGTAGAATCAAAGCGAGCAGTAGCGCGTATTAATCAGCTCAAAGAGGTTACTTCGCTCGACTAA